CTCCGCCGCCTCCAGCCAGCGTGCGTAGGCCTCCTCCAGCTCGGCGAGCAGCGCCTCGTACCGCTCGCCCAGGCGGCGGAGCTCCTCCCGCTCCGCCGGCGGCGAGGCCAGGATCTCCTCGAGCCGGCTCCGCTCCCCCTCCAGCTCCTCGATGCGCGCCTCCAGCGCGGCCAGCTCCTCCCGGCGCCGGCGGGCGACGGCGGCCCCCTCGCACCCCGCCCCACCGCCCCGGGGAGCGCCGCGCCGGACGTCCGCCGGCGCGCCCTCCGCGCCGCCGGGGGCCGCGCCCTCGCCGGAGCCCGCGCCGGCCCAGAGCCAGGGAAGCCGCCCGCCCTCCAGGAGCGCCACGCCCTCCGGCGCCTCCGCGATCCGCCCGCCCGCCACCACCCAGAGCCTCTGCGCCGCCCGGCGCAGGAAGTAGCGGTCGTGGCCGACCACCACCACGGCCGCCGGTACCTCGACCAGCGCCCGCTCCAGCGCCTCCCGCGTCTCCAGGTCCAGGTGGTTGGTGGGCTCGTCCAGCAGCAGCAGGTCGCACGGCTCCATCAGCGCCAGCAGCAGCGCCAGCCGGGCGCGTTCGCCCCCGGAGAGCCCGTCCAGCGGGCGCATCGCCGCCTCGCCCGGCCAGCCGAAGCGGGCGAGCCAGCGGTGGGC
The nucleotide sequence above comes from Bacillota bacterium. Encoded proteins:
- a CDS encoding ATP-binding cassette domain-containing protein, which translates into the protein AAAPRLAAAAGRLSVGGALALRLDRLVVGRGGHRAGPFSAEVRVGERVAVVGPNGAGKSTLLATLAGALAPLEGRLLTGPGLRTTWLPQGSWPEELAALPGETPLLEALVRLRPLDREAAHRWLARFGWPGEAAMRPLDGLSGGERARLALLLALMEPCDLLLLDEPTNHLDLETREALERALVEVPAAVVVVGHDRYFLRRAAQRLWVVAGGRIAEAPEGVALLEGGRLPWLWAGAGSGEGAAPGGAEGAPADVRRGAPRGGGAGCEGAAVARRRREELAALEARIEELEGERSRLEEILASPPAEREELRRLGERYEALLAELEEAYARWLEAAEQRPAGLPGGGRGAR